Proteins encoded within one genomic window of Ovis aries strain OAR_USU_Benz2616 breed Rambouillet chromosome 1, ARS-UI_Ramb_v3.0, whole genome shotgun sequence:
- the LOC101119869 gene encoding large ribosomal subunit protein uL30-like: MAEEEPRRKIPLVPENLLKKRKAYQALKATQAKQALLQRKEQRKGKQIKFKRLEWFVHDSWRQLRDRVRLRRLKVKPHGLEVPDKHSLAFVVRIERINGVSSLVQRTIARLRLNKIFSGVFVKVTPETIKTLRIVEPYVTWGFPNLKSVRELILKRGQAKVKNKVIPLTDNTVIEEHLGKFDVICLEDLIHEIAFPGKNFLVISRFLCPFQLSVARHATKNRVGFLKEVGSPGYRGERISQLIRQLN; this comes from the coding sequence atggcagaggaagaaCCAAGAAGAAAGATCCCTTTGGTTCCAGAGAATCTCTTGAAAAAGAGGAAGGCTTATCAGGCCCTCAAAGCCACCCAGGCAAAACAGGCGCTTTTGCAAAGGAAGgagcagaggaaaggaaaacaaatcaagTTTAAGCGACTAGAATGGTTTGTACATGATTCCTGGCGGCAACTACGGGACAGAGTGCGACTCAGACGGCTAAAAGTGAAACCGCATGGCTTGGAAGTGCCAGACAAACATTCCTTGGCCTTTGTTGTACGCATTGAAAGGATTAATGGGGTGAGTTCACTGGTGCAAAGGACCATTGCCAGACTTCGCCTAAATAAGATTTTCAGTGGTGTCTTTGTGAAAGTGACCCCTGAAACCATAAAGACGCTTCGTATCGTGGAACCTTATGTGACCTGGGGATTTCCAAATCTGAAGTCTGTTCGGGAACTCATCTTGAAACGTGGACAAGCGAAGGTCAAGAACAAGGTCATCCCTCTGACAGACAACACAGTTATTGAGGAGCACCTGGGAAAGTTTGATGTCATTTGCTTGGAAGACCTCATTCATGAAATTGCCTTCCCGGGGAAGAATTTCCTGGTGATCTCAAGGTTCCTATGCCCTTTCCAACTCTCAGTGGCCCGTCATGCTACCAAGAATAGAGTGGGCTTCCTCAAGGAAGTGGGCTCACCAGGCTATCGAGGTGAACGCATCAGTCAGCTCATCCGGCAGCTGAACTAA